A region from the Brachyspira hampsonii genome encodes:
- a CDS encoding acyl-CoA carboxylase subunit beta gives MQEKINELRKRKEKIEEGGGIEKNEERHKKGKLTARERILHLLDEGTFCEIDAFIEHRCSDFGMEKNKVAGEGVVTGYGKINGRQVCIYAQDFTVIGGSLGQMHAAKICKVQDMAIKLGCPCIGINDSGGARIQEGIDSLRGYGDIFYRNVQASGVIPQICVIMGPCAGGAVYSPALMDFIFMTDKGSNMFITGPQVVKAVTGEQVSAEELGGAYVHSKTSGVASLMFPDEVSTLEGVKKLLSYIPQNNLEDVPLENTDDDPNRADEELSNVLPDSPNKPYDIKEIIKRVVDNGEFFELQPLFATNIVICFARLDGKSVGIIANQPNSMAGVLDINAADKAARFIRFCDSFNIPLITLVDTAGYLPGVGQEHNGVIRHGAKLLYAYSEATAPKITLIIRKSYGGAYIAMCSKHLGADMVYAWPSAEIAVMGPDGAANIIFKKEIDKADDPKKVRAEKIEEYKKEFANPYRAAVRGYVDDVIEPEYTRSYLINALHILASKRETRLPRKHGNIPL, from the coding sequence ATGCAAGAAAAAATCAATGAATTAAGAAAAAGAAAAGAAAAAATAGAAGAAGGCGGTGGCATAGAAAAAAATGAAGAGCGTCATAAAAAAGGTAAATTAACAGCAAGAGAGCGTATATTACATCTTTTAGATGAAGGTACTTTCTGCGAGATAGATGCTTTTATAGAGCATAGATGCAGTGATTTCGGTATGGAAAAAAATAAAGTTGCCGGAGAAGGTGTAGTTACAGGATACGGTAAAATAAATGGAAGACAGGTATGTATATATGCTCAGGACTTTACTGTTATAGGCGGTTCATTAGGACAAATGCATGCTGCTAAAATTTGTAAGGTGCAGGATATGGCTATAAAATTAGGCTGCCCTTGTATAGGTATTAATGATTCAGGCGGAGCTAGAATACAAGAGGGTATTGACTCTTTAAGAGGATATGGTGATATCTTCTACAGAAATGTTCAGGCTTCCGGAGTGATACCTCAGATATGTGTTATAATGGGACCTTGTGCAGGAGGAGCTGTTTATTCACCTGCTTTGATGGACTTCATATTTATGACTGATAAAGGCTCTAATATGTTTATAACAGGTCCTCAGGTAGTAAAAGCGGTTACAGGAGAACAGGTTTCTGCTGAAGAGCTTGGAGGAGCTTATGTTCATAGTAAAACTTCAGGTGTTGCTTCTTTGATGTTCCCTGATGAGGTTTCTACATTAGAAGGTGTTAAGAAATTATTATCTTATATACCTCAGAATAATTTGGAAGATGTGCCTTTAGAGAATACAGACGATGATCCTAACAGAGCAGATGAAGAATTATCTAATGTTCTTCCAGACAGCCCAAATAAACCTTATGATATAAAAGAGATTATAAAAAGAGTGGTTGATAATGGAGAGTTTTTTGAGCTTCAGCCTTTATTTGCTACTAATATAGTTATATGTTTTGCCCGTCTTGATGGAAAGTCTGTTGGTATAATAGCTAATCAGCCTAATTCTATGGCGGGTGTACTTGATATTAATGCAGCAGATAAAGCGGCAAGATTCATTCGTTTCTGCGATAGTTTTAATATTCCTCTTATCACATTAGTTGATACTGCAGGATATTTACCGGGTGTAGGACAGGAGCATAATGGTGTTATTAGGCATGGTGCTAAACTTTTATATGCTTATTCAGAGGCTACTGCTCCTAAAATTACTCTTATTATAAGAAAGTCTTATGGGGGAGCTTATATTGCTATGTGTTCTAAGCATTTGGGTGCTGATATGGTTTATGCTTGGCCTTCTGCTGAGATTGCTGTTATGGGACCGGATGGTGCTGCTAATATCATATTTAAAAAAGAAATAGATAAAGCTGATGATCCTAAAAAAGTAAGAGCTGAAAAAATAGAAGAATACAAAAAAGAATTTGCTAATCCTTACAGAGCTGCTGTTAGAGGTTATGTAGATGATGTAATAGAGCCGGAATATACTAGAAGCTATTTGATTAATGCATTGCATATTTTAGCAAGCAAGAGAGAAACTAGACTTCCTAGAAAACATGGCAATATACCTCTATAA
- a CDS encoding OadG family protein → MEHNSAITIFGIMSVFIVALVFYILSLVLGMIFKTRNIKKEEEIIKVVEESKTKEEDLIDDTELVAVLTASISAYTGMSNNKFIITSIKESKTPIWGMVDRVNKLK, encoded by the coding sequence ATGGAACATAATTCAGCTATTACCATATTTGGTATAATGTCTGTTTTTATAGTTGCTTTAGTTTTTTATATATTGTCTTTAGTTTTGGGAATGATTTTCAAAACTAGGAATATAAAAAAAGAAGAAGAAATTATAAAAGTAGTAGAGGAAAGCAAAACTAAAGAAGAGGATTTAATAGATGATACTGAACTTGTTGCGGTTCTTACAGCTTCAATATCAGCTTATACAGGTATGTCTAATAATAAATTTATTATTACATCTATTAAAGAATCTAAGACTCCTATATGGGGAATGGTGGATAGAGTAAATAAATTAAAATGA
- a CDS encoding biotin/lipoyl-containing protein encodes MTKQYKITVNGKTYDVSVEEIRAVASNKTVSTIVNAPVNTPKPVAAPKPAAAPAVPIDENAISVKATMPGTIVSFNVAVGDKVQEGQVVAILEAMKMENEITAPASGEVKSIHVEKGSSVVEGQVILQIK; translated from the coding sequence ATGACTAAGCAATATAAAATCACAGTTAATGGAAAAACTTATGATGTATCAGTAGAGGAGATAAGAGCCGTAGCTTCAAATAAAACAGTATCTACTATAGTTAATGCTCCGGTAAATACACCTAAGCCTGTTGCAGCACCAAAACCTGCAGCAGCTCCGGCAGTACCAATAGATGAGAATGCTATATCAGTAAAAGCAACTATGCCCGGCACTATAGTATCATTTAATGTTGCGGTAGGAGATAAAGTACAAGAAGGTCAGGTTGTAGCTATATTAGAAGCTATGAAGATGGAAAATGAAATTACAGCTCCTGCATCAGGAGAAGTAAAATCTATACATGTTGAAAAGGGTTCTTCAGTTGTAGAGGGTCAGGTTATATTACAAATCAAGTAA